From bacterium, a single genomic window includes:
- a CDS encoding ferredoxin: MANREDRVPENVEGRFYVDTQCIDCNLCRDIAPVNFMHQEEAGYAFVGKQPEGVEEEAQCKEAMDSCPVEAIGNDGE; this comes from the coding sequence ATGGCGAACCGCGAAGACAGGGTTCCGGAGAACGTCGAAGGCCGTTTCTATGTGGATACTCAATGCATCGACTGCAACCTTTGCCGCGATATCGCGCCTGTGAATTTCATGCACCAGGAAGAGGCGGGCTATGCGTTCGTGGGCAAACAGCCGGAAGGGGTCGAGGAAGAGGCTCAGTGCAAAGAGGCCATGGACTCGTGCCCTGTGGAGGCCATAGGCAACGACGGCGAATGA
- a CDS encoding DUF3047 domain-containing protein, translating into MRISIISAFAALAVLMAASVILVGDTAGGGSQGLALDDLSSSKVGTFPKLWRTWPTHRDEAAKVYSVAEENGAKFIRADDDKDLSEQIFLNFDWNTEERPMLSWRWRAQKLPEGGNEATTAFNDSACAVYVVVGRYKGIAIKYVWSTTLPVGKVVNKRDGKLMVKVLDSGRAGAGKWVSHTVDVARDYKELFGKELDKNPSGIGLLTDGNATHKPSACDYADFTISREAS; encoded by the coding sequence CGTGCTCATGGCGGCCTCAGTCATCTTAGTCGGCGACACGGCCGGGGGCGGCTCTCAGGGGCTGGCACTGGACGACCTCTCCAGCAGCAAGGTCGGCACCTTCCCGAAGCTCTGGCGCACATGGCCCACGCATCGCGATGAAGCGGCAAAGGTCTACAGCGTGGCCGAGGAGAACGGCGCAAAATTCATCCGCGCGGACGACGACAAAGACCTCTCCGAACAGATATTCTTGAACTTCGACTGGAATACAGAGGAAAGGCCCATGCTCTCGTGGAGATGGCGGGCGCAAAAACTCCCCGAAGGGGGTAACGAGGCGACGACCGCCTTCAACGACAGCGCGTGTGCAGTCTATGTGGTGGTGGGCCGCTACAAGGGGATCGCCATCAAATACGTCTGGAGCACGACGCTCCCCGTAGGCAAGGTCGTAAACAAGCGCGACGGGAAACTCATGGTCAAGGTCCTGGACAGCGGGCGGGCGGGGGCGGGCAAGTGGGTGAGCCACACGGTCGACGTGGCCCGCGACTACAAGGAGCTCTTCGGCAAGGAGCTGGACAAGAACCCGTCGGGGATAGGCCTGCTCACCGACGGCAACGCCACGCACAAACCGTCGGCCTGCGACTACGCCGACTTCACGATCTCAAGAGAGGCAAGCTGA
- a CDS encoding GNAT family N-acetyltransferase, with protein MAESTDWKSKYAGKVVTAAEAVSHIRPGNKIFIGTGCAAPQALIEALTEGKSDVSDAEIYHLLTMGVAPYARERFSQSYRFNSFFISENVRDAVQQGLGDYTPVFLSELPRLFESGRIPLDVALIQVTPPSEDGMVSLGVSVDIVKSATENASLVVAEVNPNMPWSHGNSLIPVDFIDYMVPSERPLLEYHPVEVDETIMRIGRHVASLIEDGSTIELGIGAIPQSILEFLKDKKDLGIHTEMFTDQLMELIESGVVNGSKKVLDHGKAVASFVMGTQKLYRFVDRNPAIELHPSEYVNDPYVISRHPKMVAINVALQVDLTGQVCADSLGHKFYSGIGGQLDFIRGAERSIGGKPIIAMKSTAMDGTVSRIVPFLSEGAGVVTTRGDVHYVITEYGIADLYGKNIRERAMELMNIAHPKFRAELLRKAKEFKYVYEDQIELSWDSVRYPEELERCQVIADGSQISFRPIRATDEEAIREFFYSLSSTSVYHRFFQPVKSLPHSRVMPLVSIDYDKDMAIVATIQDVAGDKILAVGRYMRGSKEEKMAEVAFLVRDEWQNRGIGRSLLMFLIEIAQKSGIDGFVASVLHENKQMMSVFRAAGFALKTTFEDGIYSISFRFNEKG; from the coding sequence ATGGCGGAATCGACGGACTGGAAATCGAAATACGCGGGCAAGGTTGTCACGGCTGCTGAGGCGGTCTCGCACATAAGGCCCGGCAACAAGATATTCATCGGCACCGGGTGCGCGGCCCCGCAGGCGCTCATCGAGGCGCTCACGGAGGGGAAAAGCGACGTCTCCGACGCCGAGATCTATCACCTCCTGACCATGGGCGTGGCGCCCTACGCGCGCGAGCGTTTTTCCCAGAGCTATCGGTTCAACAGTTTTTTCATAAGCGAAAACGTCCGCGACGCGGTGCAACAGGGGCTGGGAGACTACACGCCCGTGTTCCTCTCCGAGCTCCCCAGACTCTTCGAGTCCGGCCGGATACCTCTGGACGTCGCCCTCATACAGGTGACGCCTCCGTCCGAGGACGGCATGGTGAGCCTGGGCGTGTCGGTCGACATCGTGAAGAGCGCCACTGAGAACGCGAGCCTGGTCGTCGCCGAGGTCAACCCCAACATGCCGTGGTCGCACGGCAACTCGCTGATCCCGGTGGATTTCATCGATTATATGGTGCCGTCGGAGAGGCCGCTCCTGGAATATCATCCCGTCGAGGTAGACGAGACGATAATGCGGATAGGCAGGCACGTCGCATCGCTCATCGAGGACGGCTCCACGATAGAGCTGGGGATAGGCGCCATACCGCAGTCGATACTGGAGTTCCTCAAGGACAAGAAGGACCTCGGCATCCACACCGAGATGTTCACCGACCAGCTGATGGAGCTCATCGAGTCCGGCGTGGTGAACGGCTCGAAGAAGGTGCTGGACCACGGCAAGGCGGTGGCTTCGTTCGTCATGGGGACCCAGAAGCTCTACAGGTTCGTGGACAGGAATCCCGCGATAGAGCTGCACCCGTCGGAATACGTCAACGACCCCTACGTCATCAGCAGGCACCCCAAGATGGTGGCCATAAACGTCGCCCTCCAGGTCGATCTGACCGGGCAGGTCTGCGCCGATTCGCTGGGGCACAAGTTCTACAGCGGGATAGGGGGGCAGCTCGACTTCATAAGGGGGGCTGAGCGCTCGATCGGCGGCAAGCCGATCATAGCGATGAAATCCACGGCCATGGACGGCACGGTTTCGAGGATAGTGCCGTTTCTGAGCGAGGGCGCCGGAGTCGTCACCACGCGCGGCGACGTGCACTACGTGATAACCGAGTACGGAATCGCCGATTTGTACGGAAAGAACATACGCGAGCGCGCCATGGAGCTCATGAATATAGCCCACCCAAAATTCCGAGCGGAGCTCCTGCGCAAGGCGAAGGAGTTCAAGTACGTCTACGAGGACCAGATCGAGCTGTCGTGGGACAGCGTGCGCTATCCGGAGGAGTTGGAGCGCTGCCAGGTGATAGCGGACGGAAGCCAGATATCGTTCAGGCCGATCAGGGCCACGGACGAGGAGGCGATCAGGGAATTCTTCTATTCGCTCTCGTCCACGAGCGTCTATCATCGTTTTTTCCAGCCGGTGAAGAGCCTGCCGCACTCTCGCGTCATGCCGCTGGTCTCCATCGACTACGACAAGGACATGGCGATCGTGGCCACCATCCAGGACGTGGCCGGAGATAAAATACTCGCCGTGGGCCGCTACATGCGCGGATCCAAAGAGGAGAAGATGGCCGAGGTCGCGTTCCTGGTGAGGGACGAGTGGCAGAATCGCGGGATAGGCCGCTCGCTCCTCATGTTCCTGATTGAGATTGCGCAGAAGAGCGGGATCGACGGTTTCGTGGCGTCGGTGCTGCACGAGAACAAACAGATGATGTCGGTCTTCCGGGCCGCAGGTTTCGCGCTCAAGACCACGTTCGAGGACGGGATATACAGCATCTCCTTCCGTTTCAACGAGAAGGGCTGA